From a region of the Neobacillus niacini genome:
- a CDS encoding ribonuclease HII, whose protein sequence is MKVLTIAEIEQQLNNISAESDPFFKRIQKDERKGVQQLIHRWQKRMEQERQLHEKFNEMNLYENKWRSQGYKYIAGVDEVGRGPLAGPVVTAAVILPEDFFLPGIDDSKKISEKKRNEYDEIIRKEAIAVSVAMISAAEIDRVNIYEATKKAMLAAIAALDPNPEVLLIDAMKLETPFVVEPIIKGDAKSVSIAAASIVAKVARDRLMVELSTKFPEYGFQQNMGYGTREHILAIQRHGITPYHRKSFAPVKEWVLEQ, encoded by the coding sequence ATGAAAGTATTAACTATAGCAGAAATAGAACAACAGCTTAATAACATATCGGCTGAAAGTGACCCTTTTTTTAAAAGAATTCAGAAGGATGAACGTAAAGGGGTTCAACAATTAATACATAGATGGCAAAAGAGAATGGAACAAGAAAGACAGCTTCATGAAAAGTTTAATGAAATGAACCTTTACGAAAACAAATGGCGGTCACAAGGCTATAAATATATAGCAGGTGTGGATGAAGTTGGCAGGGGGCCGCTTGCAGGACCGGTAGTGACAGCAGCAGTTATTTTGCCCGAAGACTTTTTCCTGCCAGGTATTGATGACTCAAAAAAGATATCTGAAAAAAAACGCAATGAATATGATGAAATCATTAGAAAAGAAGCGATAGCAGTTAGTGTTGCAATGATTAGCGCTGCTGAAATTGATAGAGTCAATATTTATGAGGCTACAAAAAAGGCGATGTTAGCTGCAATTGCAGCTTTAGACCCCAATCCTGAAGTTTTGCTGATAGATGCGATGAAGCTTGAAACACCGTTTGTAGTTGAACCTATCATTAAAGGAGATGCAAAGAGTGTGTCTATCGCTGCTGCTTCCATCGTAGCAAAAGTTGCAAGAGACCGCCTAATGGTTGAATTATCAACAAAATTTCCTGAATATGGGTTTCAACAAAATATGGGGTATGGTACTAGGGAACATATACTGGCTATTCAAAGGCATGGCATTACACCTTATCATCGAAAGAGCTTTGCGCCAGTAAAAGAATGGGTGTTGGAACAATAA
- the ylqF gene encoding ribosome biogenesis GTPase YlqF: protein MTIQWFPGHMAKARREVTEKLKLVDIIYELVDARIPYSSRNPMIDEIIQHKPRLVLLNKADLADKAITKEWIAHFAARGIKAIAINSQAGEGMKDIVKASHEILKEKFDRLRAKGVVNPRAIRAMIVGIPNAGKSTLINRLAKKNIAKTGNMPGVTKAQQWIKVGKELELLDTPGILWPKFEDQEVGKKLAVTGAIKDTLLNLQDLVVFSIKFLEENYPERLKERYKLDAVPENVVEMFDQIGELRGCLGAGGIVDYDKVSELVIREIRSEKFGPLTFERPSDIVDKTENK, encoded by the coding sequence TTGACAATCCAATGGTTTCCAGGCCATATGGCAAAAGCTCGAAGAGAGGTCACGGAAAAATTAAAGCTAGTAGATATTATCTACGAATTAGTGGATGCAAGAATTCCTTATTCATCCCGTAATCCGATGATTGATGAAATTATTCAGCATAAACCGAGGCTGGTCCTCTTAAATAAAGCGGATCTTGCCGATAAAGCAATAACGAAAGAATGGATTGCCCATTTTGCAGCAAGAGGAATTAAAGCAATAGCCATTAACTCTCAAGCTGGGGAAGGTATGAAGGATATTGTAAAGGCATCCCATGAAATCTTAAAGGAAAAGTTTGATCGCCTCAGAGCAAAGGGGGTAGTAAACCCTAGAGCCATACGTGCCATGATAGTTGGGATCCCTAATGCAGGAAAGTCAACATTAATTAATCGGCTTGCCAAGAAGAATATTGCAAAGACAGGAAATATGCCAGGGGTAACAAAAGCCCAGCAGTGGATCAAAGTTGGCAAAGAGCTGGAGTTATTAGACACTCCGGGTATTCTATGGCCGAAGTTTGAAGACCAAGAGGTTGGTAAGAAGCTTGCTGTGACGGGTGCTATAAAAGACACTCTGCTAAATTTGCAGGACCTTGTTGTTTTTTCAATTAAGTTTTTGGAAGAAAACTATCCAGAGAGACTTAAGGAACGTTATAAGCTTGATGCTGTCCCTGAAAATGTGGTCGAAATGTTTGATCAAATTGGAGAGCTTAGAGGGTGTCTCGGAGCAGGCGGAATCGTGGATTATGATAAAGTATCCGAACTAGTGATAAGGGAAATTAGGTCTGAGAAATTTGGACCACTGACATTTGAAAGACCGAGCGATATAGTCGATAAAACTGAAAATAAGTAA